Part of the Olsenella profusa DSM 13989 genome, TGTCCGGAGCTGAGGGCCCGTCGGGGGTGACAGCCCCACCGTCGATGCCGCCGCGGTCTCGGTCTCGCACAGGGAGCAGACGCACGAGTCTGATATCTATGGGTCTGCTACGATAGGCACGACGGGCAGCGAGGGACGAGGGGGCGTCGTGTTTGTCGGGCGAGAGGAAGAGCTCAAGGCCCTCGAGGACGTGTACGGCCGCGCCGGGTTCCAGATGGTTGTCGTGTACGGACGCAGGCGCGTCGGCAAGACGACCCTCCTCGACCGGTTCGCACGCGGCAAGCGCGCCCTGTACTTCACGGCACAGGAGGAGAGTGGCATCGCCAACCTCAGGCGGTTCTCGAGGCTTGCCTATGAGAGCTTCGGTGTGCCCGCCACGGCCGGTGCGTTCTCGAGCTGGTCCGACGCCCTCGAGTACGTGGCGTCCGAGGCGGCCAAGCTGGAGGGGCCATCCCTGCTCGTCCTCGACGAGTTTCCGTACGCGGCGCAGGCGGACCCCTCCCTGCCCTCTGAGCTGCAGATTGCCATAGACCATTCCTTCAAGGGCACGAACGTGACCATGGTGCTCTGCGGTAGCAACGAGGGGTTCATGGAGAGCGAGGTGCTGGGGAGCAAGAGCCCCCTGTACGGCCGTAGGGCGGCCCAGATCAGGCTGCGCCCCCTTGACTGCATGGACGTCAGGGACATGCTGCCGGGAGTGTCGGCCACGGACGTCGTCCGCTACTACGCGACGTTCGGGGGGACGCCCTACTACGTCGAGCAGGTGGACGTGGCCCAGAGCTACGACGAGAACGTGGCGAGGCTCCTCTTCAGCACCTCCGGCCTCCTCTACGCCGAGCCCTCGATGCTGCTCCGCCAGGAGCTGCGGGAGCCGGCCCTGTACAACTCGGTGCTCTCGGCGGTCGCCCGCGGCATGACGACGCCGAAGGGCATTGCCGAACGTGCGGGGGTGGAGCGCGTGTCGGTGGGCAGGTACCTGCGGGTGCTCGTCGACCTCGGAATCCTCGAGCGACGCGTGCCCTTCGGCACCAACCCGGACACGACGAGGCGGGCGTCCTACGCCATGGCGGATCCCTTCTTCTCCTTCTGGTACCGCTTCGTTGGCCCCAGCACCGACGCCGTGGAGCTGGGCGCGGGTGCGGCCGTCGCGCGGGAGGTGGCGTCAAGCCAGTCCCTGCCGACCTACGAGGGGACGCAGTTCGAGCGCGTGTGCATGGAGTGGCTCGCCCGGCGCAACGCCGCCGGCTCCCTGCCGTTCCTGGCGACGTCGTTCGGGAGATGGTGGGGGACCGACCCCCAGGCGAGAGAGCAGGCTGACATCGACGTGATAGCGGCCAACAGGTCTCGGCGTGCCCTCATATGCGGCGAATGCAAATGG contains:
- a CDS encoding ATP-binding protein, which codes for MFVGREEELKALEDVYGRAGFQMVVVYGRRRVGKTTLLDRFARGKRALYFTAQEESGIANLRRFSRLAYESFGVPATAGAFSSWSDALEYVASEAAKLEGPSLLVLDEFPYAAQADPSLPSELQIAIDHSFKGTNVTMVLCGSNEGFMESEVLGSKSPLYGRRAAQIRLRPLDCMDVRDMLPGVSATDVVRYYATFGGTPYYVEQVDVAQSYDENVARLLFSTSGLLYAEPSMLLRQELREPALYNSVLSAVARGMTTPKGIAERAGVERVSVGRYLRVLVDLGILERRVPFGTNPDTTRRASYAMADPFFSFWYRFVGPSTDAVELGAGAAVAREVASSQSLPTYEGTQFERVCMEWLARRNAAGSLPFLATSFGRWWGTDPQAREQADIDVIAANRSRRALICGECKWRNSFDESGAIRTLEHRATLVDGPWDECHYYLFTKREVSEGTRGKARARDDLHVVTAEGMLG